The DNA region GCATATCAGTGCAACCGTGAACTGATCTGCATTCTTGTGTGATTGTTGTCACATTTCGGTGGTGGCAATTGAGTGTCAGCTCCGAACTGAGGTGCGCCCCGGCGGTGAGTCATGGGGCGACATTCGATGAGTATCGTGTCGAAGTGGTGCTGCTTGCTTCTAAGCCACTGATTCTTTTGTGCTAAAGTGCCGCGCTTCGCGGTTCTTCCTGCTCCTTCCGTGTTCTTCGCATCGCCAGCGTCAGTCGTCCTGCCTATATAAAGGCGTGCCGCTCGCATCCGCGCTTGTCACTGTCACGTGTTTCTGGAAGCATCCGCGGTTCTCGACACCTCCAGTGACCCTGGTTCGGCTCGGTTGGCCTTCGGGCTCTGTCATCGTGTGGCAGGCATACCACCGGATCAATTACTGGCTCATCCCAACCCATGTGGCCTTTGGTAGAGGTCACCACTAGGAGAGGAGGCGCCATGCCCATCATTACTCTTCCCGACGGCAGTCAGCGTTCGTTCGATCACCCCGTGTCCGTGCTCGAGGTGGCGCAATCCATTGGCGCCGGCCTGGCCAAGGCCACCGTCGCCGGCAAGGTCGACGGCAAGCTCGTCGATGCCTGCGACCTGATCGAAAACGACGCGACCCTGCAGATCATCACCCCCAAGGACGAGGCTGGAGTCGAGATCATTCGTCACTCCTGTGCTCACCTGGTCGGCCATGCCGTCAAGCAGCTCTATCCGACCGCCCGCATGGTGATCGGCCCGGTCATCGATGAAGGCTTCTATTACGACATCGCCTTCGAGCGTCCTTTCACGCCCGAGGACATGGCCGCCATCGAAAAGCGCATGGCCGAGCTGATCGACAAGGATTACGACGTCATCAAGAAGGTCACCCCGCGCGCCGAGGTGATCGAAGTGTTCAAGGCCCGTGGCGAGGACTACAAGCTGCGCCTGGTCGAGGACATGCCGGATGAGAAGGCCATGGGCCTGTACTTCCATGAGGAGTACGTGGACATGTGCCGGGGCCCGCATGTGCCCAACACCCGCTTCCTGAAAGCGTTCAAGCTCACCAAGATTTCCGGCGCCTACTGGCGCGGCGACTCGAAGAACGAGCAGCTGCAGCGTGTCTACGGCACCGCCTGGGCCGACAAGAAGCAGCTGGCCGCTTATGTCCAGCGCATCGAAGAGGCCGAGAAGCGCGATCATCGCCGCATCGGCAAGCAGCTCGACCTGTTCCACCTCCAGGAAGAAGCCCCGGGCATGGTGTTCTGGCACCCCAACGGCTGGACCCTGTACCAGGTGCTGGAGCAGTACATGCGCCAGGTGCAGCGCGAGCATGGCTACGTTGAAGTGCGTACGCCGCAGGTCGTGGATCGTATCCTCTGGGAGCGCTCGGGCCACTGGTCCAACTACGCCGAGAACATGTTCACCACGGCGTCCGAAAGCCGCGACTACGCCGTCAAGCCGATGAACTGCCCGTGCCACGTGCAGATCTTCAACCAGGGCCTGAAGTCCTATCGCGACCTGCCGCTGCGCCTGGCCGAGTTCGGTGCCTGCCACCGCAACGAGCCCTCCGGTGCCCTGCACGGCATC from Pseudomonas tohonis includes:
- the thrS gene encoding threonine--tRNA ligase, producing the protein MPIITLPDGSQRSFDHPVSVLEVAQSIGAGLAKATVAGKVDGKLVDACDLIENDATLQIITPKDEAGVEIIRHSCAHLVGHAVKQLYPTARMVIGPVIDEGFYYDIAFERPFTPEDMAAIEKRMAELIDKDYDVIKKVTPRAEVIEVFKARGEDYKLRLVEDMPDEKAMGLYFHEEYVDMCRGPHVPNTRFLKAFKLTKISGAYWRGDSKNEQLQRVYGTAWADKKQLAAYVQRIEEAEKRDHRRIGKQLDLFHLQEEAPGMVFWHPNGWTLYQVLEQYMRQVQREHGYVEVRTPQVVDRILWERSGHWSNYAENMFTTASESRDYAVKPMNCPCHVQIFNQGLKSYRDLPLRLAEFGACHRNEPSGALHGIMRVRGFTQDDAHIFCTEEQVKKEAADFIKLTLQVYADFGFSDISMKLSTRPAKRVGSDELWDRAEGALADALNESGLAWEYQPGEGAFYGPKIEFTLKDCLGRNWQCGTLQYDPNLPERLDASYIAEDNSRTRPVMLHRAILGSFERFIGMLIEHYAGLFPAWLAPTQAVIMNITDKQADFALEVEKTLNQSGFRAKSDLRNEKIGFKIREHTLLKVPYLLVIGDREVETRSVAVRTREGVDLGSMPLDQFVTTLAQAVSRRGRQELE